The genomic DNA TGGCTGAAGATGGTCCAACCTCCTCCATGATTtctgttttgacctttatgTCTAAAGGCAGCACATTGGAGCTGTCGCAGGCAATGGATGCACCAGGGATCTTTTCATAGCTCCCCCCAGGCATTTCCACACTCCTTCTGCCACAACCACTGGTCCTTTCTTTGCGGCTGACAGTGGGCGTAGTTGATCCGGTTCCTAGCAGGAGCTGCAACACAGTGCGCCTCTCTAGAAGGTTCTCAATCTGTGATGAAGGAGGAGAAGCCTCCTTCTGACTTAAAGGCGTGCCACTGCCTGAGGGTCCATCTGAGAGTGGAGTTGTAGTGGTCCTGTGGATGGGAGCATTGAGCCTTTCCAAGAGGGCAAGGGGCCTGTTGGCATCTAGTTCCTGACTAAGCCCACTTTGGGGGATGGGCGGTGAGGAAGAAGCAGTACCACACTGGGCCAGATTCTGTAACAGTTTACTGGCACTGAAGGCAGGCTCTGAGGACTTTTCAGCAGGGAAGGCTTTAGACTTACACAAATCCAGTGGGCTAGACTGGACATGTGGGGAGGGGTACGAGTACGGGGATAGTGCACCACTATGGTCTCGACTATGCTGGAACAGGGGCTGGGCTGGGGCTATGGGTCTATCTAGAGGGCTTTTTGTCCTAATCTCCTCCCAGGGTGCCAGTCCCTTTGGTTGGCTTCGAGACATGGTGGCCATACTTATATCAAGTGGTAAATCAGGGGTTGCTGCACTTTTATTACTCATCTCATTATTTCGTCGCTCAAGAAGCAGCTGCATGAGCGTGAGCTTTGGGTGGGATTTTGGATCAGGGCTCACTTCAGGCTCCTTGCTCTTGGACACCTTGGATCCTGATGGCTCCGGCTTCCACTTGTTTATTAGAGATTCTGTTAGTTTGTCCAGGGAGGATGTGGAgatagaagaagaggaggatgatgtAGAGGGAGCACtagtagaaacagcagagacaaCAGTAGAGGATGGTGGAAAGGTTGTGATTGAGGGTTGAGCTGGGGAGAatgtagctggggtggaggagtacACTGGGGTTGAAGAAGAGAGGGTCGAAGTtgaagaggcagaggaggaagaaaaggatgttttgggCCCTGGCTCTTGTATACTGGCCCTGCTTCTAATGGAGAGGTCAATGGGTGAGCAACTTGAGTAGGAGCTCTCTGCATCGCTGCTGTCCTTGGTCAGGCTCCTCTCCTGGGTTGAGCATTCACTGTCAGATGTGACTGAAGAGGACCCGCTTGGTGGCAGAATCCCACAGCTGTCCTCCAGATGCCCATTCTTGGTCAGCTGCTTCTGGTTATTGTGGTTATTGAGCAGCAGAAGCAACAAGCTGCTGCATGTCTGTGGGGGACGGGTTGGGCGTGAGTCAAAGCCTCGTTTCTCCCTAAGTGGTTGGCTGTGAGTGTGGTTTGGAGCATGTGGAGGTGTGGGTGGGGAGCTTTGGCTGTGGCCACGCAGCAAAGAGGGGCTCTGTGGACTGGAAAGGGTTGTTCGAGGGagtgtggttgttgttgttgacgtTGTTGTCATTCCATTGGGGGTTTTTAAGGAGCTTAGTGTGTCTGGGGCTCTCGGTGGAGTCCCAACACTAGGCGGCCTTGTGTCTGGGCCATACTGCTGGTTCGCCATGGCAGCTAGTCTTTCACTGGCAGATCTTCCAGAGAGCTGGGCTTTGAGTGCATGCTCTCGAGAGTACTGCTGGAGATGGGCTTCACTGGACAGCAGCAGAGCCAGTTGACTGCAGGCAACGCTGGGCTTGGGTGAAGGTGCTGGGCTAGACCGGATTTTAACCATGTTTGCCACTGCCTTCAGACGCTCTGCGCAGGACACCGATTCAGCAGAAGCTGGAGCAGAGGGAGGGGTGGCGCTGTGTGCTGACCGAGGCGATTCTGGGGGTCTGTCCTGACTGTGGCCCCTGCGACTGTAAGGTGTGTTGCTGTGATTTTGAAGTTTACTCTTCCTCATTAGACCCTTCAGGCGGCTTGAGGCCGTCTCATACACAGGAAGTGGCTCTTTTTCTGCAGGTGGTGCCTTGGAGGGCGAAGAACACTCGCTGGGGGGTTTAGTGGAGTGCTGAGACATTGCCACACTCTGAAGCCTCGAGCTGAATGACTGCAGCAAGGAGGCCAAAAGGGTGCTCTCCCCAGCATGAGGGTTTCCCTCCAGAGCTCCATTTTGTAGGCCACCCCCTTGGCCATTCAGCTCTATGGAGGGTGAACTCTTTGGCTGGTTCCCTGGATCATTCCACCCTTCGGAGCGTAGTAGGCGGGCCTTCTTCAGGTGCTGTGAAGAACCTAGAGTTGGTCCATTTGTTCCAGCCTTGGGAGCTGTCGGGCCATGGCTGGGCAACTGGAAGGGCCCTCCGACCTTGTCACCCTGATCTTGGTTGCTGTGGGCAGCCTCAGACCTCCCGCTTGCCGTGGCCCCAGGCCCGGCTACCACTGGATGCATCAGTAAACCTTCCAGATAAGTTAGAACAGCTGAATCCTTGTGTGTCTCAGGGCCAGGCTCCTCCCCATGAGTCATGTTCAATACTAGGATCCCCTCGTATGGTTCAGCACTGTTACTGGTAAACAAATGTCCACTAGGTCATCTGTTTGACAGTGGCATGTACTTCCTAAATACCAAAAAGAGGGCAGGCAATTTCACAGAGTTAGCCTGCGAGGGAATGACGGATGCACTGGTCGGATGTGATCCTTCTACAGCGGGAAAGTCAGCGCTGTGGCGAAACAGCAACCATGGTTGGAGGCAGACTGGGGCAGGTGGGCCTCCCAGGCATTGTTGTATGCCTTTAAAGACCGTAGGATCCCAGAAGGCCCAGATCCAGGCTTATGTGAGTAGCAAGCGAGGAGTCAGCAGGATTTCACCACAAAGATGTTGACACATTCCGTGGCTGTGGATGTTTGGGATGTCTGTCCTAAGGCTTGGCAGTGCTTCTGTCAGTGGCGCCTTTTAGCTCTCCAGATCTCACATGGGGGACCTATAGTAGCGAGAtagaaaggagggagggagagagggggttGGTAAGgtgaaagagaaagagggaaaaaaagaagaaactgtgTGAGAAGCAGGAATTTGCACTGCACTATATCACATTCATTTCACCACCTCGTCTGCCATCTCTGTTACTTAGCAACATTTCAGATTGACTGCACACGGCTCCTTCGTCTCTGCACTCTCCCCTCGCAGCCACTGAACAGACGACAAATGTAGATTAGGCCTGATTGGATCCAAATTGAAAATTCAAGCCCACTACCTTGAAAACATTCAGGTCGTGAGCTATAAGCCCCTCACAGCGATGTCTTTCAAAAGTGAAGGGCCTTGTGAGAGCTGTGAATAATTTCTTATGCAGCTTGTCATTTCAGTGGAttatcccccccccccacctcctGCTCCTTATGCACTTGAGCAGCGTCTCACACGATGCAACCCTCGGCCGTCATAAAGCAGGAACCACCCACATGCACACAAGTTAGCATTTAAGAAGGAATGTTGAGGCACAAGCACAGAAATGTGTACTATGACATATTTACATGTATGCATAATTTCACACGTGACTCGAGAAAGTGAAACCTCTGTCAGCGACTACTAATTCCTATCATTGCATCTGATGGATTTAAACACCTGTCAAGCTATAAATCCTATACCAGGGCTAGATAAAGTGCATGAACATTATtatatttcaacaaaaatgcCCTTGCAATAAGCCAAGCAATTTCTCACAAacatttgctgtaaaaaaaaattggttgtaCTGTGCTTCACCGTATCACTTTTATCTTTGGATTTATCAAACGCTATAGACATGATGTCTGCCTTTTTCAATTTATGTGAATGaatgcttcttcttttttctttttaaatttatttttgtgatttttctgcCCTTGTTTATAGACTAAGACCGAGGATTGATTCACAAACAGGGATGAGGTAGAGGGGAAAGACGTGGCAAAGGAGCCACAGtctggacttgaacccgggcccCCTTCATACACTGGGAAAGACCAAACTGATAAGTCATTTGCACCTAACCTTTTTGAGATCTAGTGATGAACAATGTTATTGGCATGCTATTGATATCAGCAGATGGTATGAAAATGACCGCCAACATGTACATCCAAtataatggctgtaaatatcagccaaatgTACGTATAAGTTTGTTGTGTTTGAGTCAGGACTACCAGATGTATATTGGCTTAAGTTCATTTTGTTGCTTATTGCCATTCTTGAAACTCTAGAGTTTGTTTtaagactgaagttttaggtctgaaccaGATTTATTTATAGGTATCTATTCCaggactgggcaattaatcgaaaatcagattaaatcgcaatatgactggctgcaattttcaaatcgcagaaggtgcaatatttctttaacccaaaatttatatgaaaataccattttaaaacttcttttgcagcagagatgtaatGCATTACATAAACATGCAATCATTAaagtgccttttttaaaaaaataatagtctacaaaaaatcctacttacTTCCTTTTTGTACTTATGTcttataaaatatgaaaatgacaaaaaatgatcactccctcAATACAACATttcatatccagtttgcaattcgagtcaaaatcattacaattaggtatttattcaaaattgttcagcccttatttaatctaatattgtgttggttgtaaTAGAGAATGCTTTATTGCTTGTGTTATATACACAAGATGAAGAATTAAAGGAATAATTGCATTTACAATAGtgggtaaaaaaattgcaattacatCATTTTCCTAAATCGTTAAGCCCTATACTGCCTCTATACTGTATCAACTGATCATGGGTTCACCCCAAACCCCCTCTCTGAACTTCCTTTTTACAACCACTCTATGATCAGGAAGGACACCCTGATCCCCAAGACCCCTGCCATCAGGTCTGCCACAAAGTCCAACTGGCCCTGAAAATATCCACAAAAAATCCTTCATTCCCACTGCAATAACCACCTTGAACAATATGAAAAAGACTACACAACACTTGTTGATATTAGTTGACACAGTAATGTTTATTTAATAGCTGTTGCTTTTAATATGCCTGCCTTTAATGACTGCTGCTTTGGGTTTGAATGTGGTTGTGAATGTGTTTTAATGTACGTTTTATGTGTTTGAGCCTTGTCAAAGACAAATTTCTGTAACTTCTTGGATGGACAATCAAGTTTATCCAAATCCAAATGAATGAGTAAACATTGGCATATCGTCATACTGGCAATAATccaacatcatgcatccctactaagAGCCATGACACATGAAGGGGAGCAGCTGTGGATCTCTGCTGGACTGTGCAGGACTGCACCAGGGTTCTTTGTGTCTGTTACTGTTACTTTAGCGTCCTTCTCCTGAGATCTCTGAGGAAAGCTGGTCTGGAAAGTTGAGTGTTTTTCAGGGTGATGCCGGTTTCCTTGGTTAAAATGTGGAGTTGCTATTCAGACAAGTCCAGGCAGAGTTACCTTGCAGTTTCATTGTCTATCTTTTGTTTCAATATGTACAATGATGCTTGTAAAATCTAGTTTGTTCTGAATGTTTTGAACCTGACTGCTTTAATTAACCTCTGTTCTGATTGGtatttatgtaatttgagaTCAAATCACATATGGcttactagggctgtcaatatttaGCTACAGTCCGATTAACAtttcatgtattattttgtACAGATTTCAAATCATATTTGAAtaattatgcacatttttattaatatataTGTAAAACATTGAGTTGCTTTTATCACTGTGTAGTTACAAGAGGTGATCCACGTTTTTTGAATCAAGAACAGAGCGCGTTTTGTTCACCCAGCCGTGGAGAAAATCCTCTCCACCCTGACAGAGGTGTCCGGGATGCACAGGTAACGGCGTGCCAGCAgggacaggagaggatacctggacCAGAACATTTTACCCCACCACAGCGGCTTACTGTCGGTAGGCATCGCAGTTTTACTCTTGTACATCAGCATCTCTTGATGTAGCCAAGCCTCACTTGCCAAATCACCACCAGCGTGTGCACCACCTTGGCGATAAACATCACCAAACATCCCCAATGGCGACTATTGCTGCTCCTCTGTGTTTTGGAGTGAAAACGttattgttcatcatgtcaCATGTCATGTGACGAAACATTTGGTTCCTACACCTACATATGGGTGAAGTAGAGGCcaaggagagacaggagagactGGAGAACgattataaacagcaaaaatattttaaaaacatgctcCAAAAGTAACTTCAGCTTTCAaatattaatgagtttttaaatattcaaatcatATTCTAACCTGAAGTTCGTTCCAACAGACTTATGGCCTACTAGGGCTGGGGAATTAATTACAAATtatattaaatcacaaaattATCTGCCActatttacaaatcgcagaagttgcaatttttctttaacctgtaatgtgaaaaaaaaaaccagattaatacatttttttgcgGCAGAGATTTAATGCGCaatatgcaaacattcaaatgtctTCTTAAAattagtttacaaaaatccatcttttgttgttaatgttttttttttttatcaaaatgatGATGACATATAAATTATCATCCCTGTCAGTATAGCAATTTATAACAAATTCTTAATGTGAgccaaaaataatcacaatttgatttacttttcataaattgttcagccttagtttaTTCTATATTGAAAGATTTATCGCTTGcatttgttaaaaaacacaagatgaggaacctaaaagtGATCGCATATTAAATAGCAATagcaatatttggggaaaaaattgcaatgagATTATTTTCACATATCCTTCAGCCCTGCGGCCTACTGCagtttacaaatcgcagaagttgcaatttttctttaacttgaaatgtgagtcaaaataccagcttaatttattaagaaaaaaaaaaagtgcagcgGAGATGTAATGCTCTACACATcacacaaacattcaagtgccatttttttctaaaagttaGAAAAACAATCTggctttccttatttttgtttgtttttcagaatCAAAATGAGATTGACATAAAGTGAtgattcccttcaatacaataatTTACATTGAATTTGCAAAAGTagtcaaaataatcatattTCGATATTTTAGCTGATGTGTTCAGCCTTGATAGGAATTGCACACGTGCAAATTTAGACAAAGATAGTAAAGTAGTAAAATGGCTTGATCACAAGCTACTTCTATATCCACTGTATGtacagttttattattttgcataGAGAGGATTCGTGAACGCTGGCCAGGCCAGGGCCACTCTGAGCTCCCCCAGGCTGAATCTGGCCTGGGGGCCGCCAATTGAACATCTCAGTCCTTCGCCAATCTTCAGCATTTTGAGTCAGACTTTCTTTGATAACAGAAAGTCAGAATGTGGAATGAGCTGATGTAAAGTCATATTTACAGTAGAAACAAAGTGATGGAGAATTACAGGGGGGATGTTGGTAGCAGACATGCCATGCTTGACTTTCAAaggtgtgtattttttttctgtgtgcgTTTATCTCGGGGTTGGGGGTGGCTTAAGGTTCAGGTGCACCTGTCACACCACACCACTGTCAGGAGGACTGAACTGGTGACACTGGGGTGAGCATTGTGCCAGTTGCTATGACAGTCTGAGTAGCTCTGCCCTGGAAGACCTCTGCTCTGAACCCTGTCAGCGTGGTTTCCGTGGATACAGGACACCTCCGACAGTCCTGGCCGCATCCCATAAAGGTTAATTAATACAGAGTTTCCACCTCGCCTCAGCTGCTGTCCGTGTCCTTTCCCGAAGCCGTCCTCACCTTTGGTGTCCGCTGAGTGGACCGACATAGTAGGTCACACAACAGGACAGCAGCCCTTGATTATGACGAAAGGCCATGGCAACCCACGCAGCCACCAGTCTAAATACTTCACAGAGAACAGTAGCCAGGGCCAAAAACAACAAGGCAGCAGGCTTCTAATCAGGCAGAAATCCATCCCCGCGGCCAAGGTCCACAGGTTGTCATGACAGTAAGGGCAACAAGGTGGCACTTTTAACCCTCCTTGACAATGAGCTGGGATTAGAGGCAGGATTTAAGTTCTCTGAGCACAATTAAGACTGGATACTAGAAGGAAAACAATCAGGCTGGAAATTTTTAACAACCAGAGGGCCCACAGGTAGACGAGGCAGCGTTCAGTGCTGTGCTGAATAGGATAACGAAGTGAGATTGGCCCATCGGCGTCAATTACACTTCAAGGCCATTTCTAAGCTGGTGACCTAAATCTGACAACAATAAAAGCCAACTTGGTCATACTGGGCCATCTGACGTCTGCTGTCATGCTAATCTTAGATGCTCAGGATTAGGGCTATTTCCACTCCAGTGAGCTTAGAGCAATTATAATAGAATGACCTGTAACACCTCGTTTGATCAGCACGGTAAACATGTACACATATTTAACTCCAAAACAGTCTATGTTACTTATATGATACAGCTCTCTCCTCAAGCAGTGAGAGTAGGGATGGGAAATGAGGACCAAACATCAAATCTAAAATATTTCAGCTGGAAAGCAAAACATGATACATTGATATGCTTTTTGGGCAATAAAATAAGAACCAGTCGTCACAATagcaaaaatataaacttagATATTATTCTGTTAAAATCAAAAAAACTGAATCCTCACTGTGTTTCAGTATATCACAGATCCCTGAAGAAGGCAGAAGCAGATACACATTAGTGTATTCTAATGTTTCTAGCCCTGTGAATTAAAGGCCTTCTACATTTTTCAAACTATCTTGAGTGCCTGGAACTAGATCACTCCTCCCAAAATCTCAGGTCTTTAGTTTACCATCACTTTTTGTAGGATAGAAACCTTTTGAATAccacaagaaaaacaacaacaaaagaaaagtcCTGGAGAACTATCATAGggtgattttttgtttttaatgatcacatGTTGAAGACAAACTGCTCACAAAATTCAAGGTGTACGAAACCATGAGCAACATTTCTATAAAattatgttgttgttttctattttcttaaatacaacttgtttcaaaatcataaaatctCCATCATTATTTTAAGGATTGGTTGTATCAAAGGTATAGAAACTTCATGATCTTCAGTCAGAGTTTTAATCTAAAGAAAGAGATTGGTGTCTAATTCCACCCATTCAATCCACTTTTCCCAATTGCACgaaacatatttgtgcaatttggacAGTGTGTAGAAGGCTGCCTGCTATTTTGGACAACTAAAAACCAAAGTTGCCAAATTTGGGTGTCAAGgacatctgtttttgttaggaTGCACACAGTGTCATTGGCATAATATTGGTGTTGGCAGATATTAATTCAAAAAGATAAATAACAGCATCAGCaatatatttacagccaatatattggCTGTGCCTATTGGCAATATAAATTATAGCTTGGCCTTGAGTATTGGTATAATACACAACTGTACTGCTAGGTATAGATGATCATTTAGGGCATTGCTCACTCAAGGAGGCCCATCGTGAGCCCCGAACATTTTGAATCAACCCAAACTTAGATCAACTATCAGACTGTCTacttctctgctcctctctcagctccactTGAATCAGCTTCTCCTTGTGTAGAGACACTTTGTGATATTTTTACAGTTATAAAAAGTGTGTATATATCATATCCATATTggctaaagcagtggttctcaaatggtgtggcaagagACAAGTCTGGGTGTTCATTATGACTACAGCTGTACAACAACTAAAGATACTGCATTATGTTTTTCCATGTGGCTGTTAAGCATGGGTATATATATGGCGTGTCTTGCTATCAGTTTATTTTGgacaaataaaatacataagaaGATGGTTCCCCATTTCAAATAAACTTCATATATAGATTATCTTGTGGCCAGAAGCACTAGGGATGCTCCCACCAATGGCCAGCTATAAAGCTAATTTCAAACTTCTTGTTAGCACCTGAATTGATGGTGGGCTAGTCTGGTTGGTCAACTACttgagttatttatttatttagtctaGGCCCACAATCCTGATGACACACTCCATCTAAACTGCAATACAGGCACTCATGTTATTAGCTAATGCCATGCCCCCATGCTGCTTTTGAACCTGGTGTAAACGACGGTGAACTcatagcactgatagcatctattacttttttgtcacagaaaatTGGTATAAAAGTTGCTTGTGGCCTTtgtcaggttatactcacaTATTACTGAAGCACTAAGTGATTGCATTAACAAGGAGACATGGTAATTTACCTGCAAAAAGGATGGAAAGccagcagtgctagcactgctaacttttgccacattctgtGATCCATCTTTGCACTGTTTACCAACTACTGCTGTGATGAAATAGGGCTTAATTTCAGACAAGATGGCTAAACATAATTATGAGTTGTTTATTCCCCTAGGAGCATCCCTAACAGGCACATTACTGTAGGGGTTCTTATCCTAAATGATCTCTTTACTGAGCATTAGGCTATAATATAAACAGGTACTATCTTACCCTTTACCTCATTAGAAAATGTGTCGATATATTTTGAAAGATGGATATATAGCCCAGCCTAAAGAGAGAGAACAGGCTGTAATAAATGGAAGAGAAACACTAACACGCATTCAACATGGGAAATTCTGTTAATCTCTTTACTGCTGGCAGTGAACCTTTTGAATTACAGTTGACCTTGTCTCTGTTTTTGCCCGAAGAAACTTCAATACAGAGCAGACAAGGCTGCGCAGGGACACGATGACACAGCACTATATTAGTTTATATACAACAGAGATACTGCCTTCACTATCTCACATTAAGCACTCTTTAGAAAAAAGTAAGGACCTTCAGGCTCTTGAGAGACA from Cheilinus undulatus linkage group 12, ASM1832078v1, whole genome shotgun sequence includes the following:
- the nrip1b gene encoding nuclear receptor-interacting protein 1, coding for MTHGEEPGPETHKDSAVLTYLEGLLMHPVVAGPGATASGRSEAAHSNQDQGDKVGGPFQLPSHGPTAPKAGTNGPTLGSSQHLKKARLLRSEGWNDPGNQPKSSPSIELNGQGGGLQNGALEGNPHAGESTLLASLLQSFSSRLQSVAMSQHSTKPPSECSSPSKAPPAEKEPLPVYETASSRLKGLMRKSKLQNHSNTPYSRRGHSQDRPPESPRSAHSATPPSAPASAESVSCAERLKAVANMVKIRSSPAPSPKPSVACSQLALLLSSEAHLQQYSREHALKAQLSGRSASERLAAMANQQYGPDTRPPSVGTPPRAPDTLSSLKTPNGMTTTSTTTTTLPRTTLSSPQSPSLLRGHSQSSPPTPPHAPNHTHSQPLREKRGFDSRPTRPPQTCSSLLLLLLNNHNNQKQLTKNGHLEDSCGILPPSGSSSVTSDSECSTQERSLTKDSSDAESSYSSCSPIDLSIRSRASIQEPGPKTSFSSSSASSTSTLSSSTPVYSSTPATFSPAQPSITTFPPSSTVVSAVSTSAPSTSSSSSSISTSSLDKLTESLINKWKPEPSGSKVSKSKEPEVSPDPKSHPKLTLMQLLLERRNNEMSNKSAATPDLPLDISMATMSRSQPKGLAPWEEIRTKSPLDRPIAPAQPLFQHSRDHSGALSPYSYPSPHVQSSPLDLCKSKAFPAEKSSEPAFSASKLLQNLAQCGTASSSPPIPQSGLSQELDANRPLALLERLNAPIHRTTTTPLSDGPSGSGTPLSQKEASPPSSQIENLLERRTVLQLLLGTGSTTPTVSRKERTSGCGRRSVEMPGGSYEKIPGASIACDSSNVLPLDIKVKTEIMEEVGPSSAMSEESSGRKRPSSYGKSSPLSDSQQDFKTEPRPTEVIAKYGLLSQLLKQQTATYYTSAAMQTESQPRQVKEEQREYPSPSPKKRRLCPDRTDSLNNTSSTSAMDSVDTRGFASPPVQEEPEQQRSPKEEVAPPRSPPSDALTRESRGFNVLKQLLLSDNCLKELSQQPRGTPSPSVLQANGKANGSILSQPSHNHSFLHLPSWHPRGSLNSGLPSNLRPLPTPPQGDSPVRASWSRQPAPWPVTQKRDPPTLVKQEPESPVRWSSQENEEDEGCDSNLDSPRLSRSNPILYYMLQKGSIQLRKEARDQAEGTQSVVRVKEEPISDMHAYEHSLSSTPQSPTHNDKHSHESQGLSQSSE